A region of Pseudomonadota bacterium DNA encodes the following proteins:
- a CDS encoding acyl-CoA thioesterase codes for MIRTPFKSSPQDPAPLHFSVQRRVRFEEVDALGIVWHGRFPSYLEDVREALGDHFGIGYLDFFKQGVVAPIRRLQLDYHLPLRFQEEITITGTLHWSAAARLNFSYRIFNARHELSTSGHSVQMMLDSRQNSVLMTPPPFYLAFLENWRNRGRERSAHV; via the coding sequence ATGATAAGGACACCTTTCAAAAGCTCCCCACAGGACCCCGCGCCGCTGCACTTCAGCGTTCAGCGCCGGGTTCGTTTCGAAGAAGTCGATGCCCTCGGCATTGTCTGGCATGGCCGCTTTCCCAGCTATCTGGAGGATGTCAGAGAAGCCCTGGGCGATCATTTCGGCATCGGCTACCTCGATTTTTTCAAACAGGGAGTGGTCGCGCCGATCCGCCGCTTGCAGCTGGATTACCATCTGCCCCTCAGATTTCAAGAAGAAATCACGATCACCGGCACCCTGCACTGGTCCGCGGCCGCCCGGCTTAATTTCAGCTACCGGATCTTTAATGCCCGCCACGAGCTGAGCACCAGCGGCCACAGCGTGCAGATGATGCTTGACTCCCGGCAGAATTCGGTCTTAATGACACCGCCGCCCTTTTATCTGGCCTTCCTGGAAAACTGGCGCAACCGGGGAAGGGAACGGTCCGCTCATGTCTGA